A single genomic interval of Hevea brasiliensis isolate MT/VB/25A 57/8 chromosome 4, ASM3005281v1, whole genome shotgun sequence harbors:
- the LOC110647168 gene encoding kinesin-like protein NACK2 has translation MVGTPATPASKIQRTPSSTPGGSKVREEKILVTVRIRPLSRKEQALYDLIAWDCPDDHTIVFKNPNHERPATAYTFDQVFDPTCSTQRVYEEGAKNVALSALMGINATIFVYGQTSSGKTFTMRGITENAVKDIYEHIKNTQEREFILKISALEIYNETVIDLLNRESGPLRLLDDPEKGTIVEKLVEETIKDSQHLRHLIGICEAQRQVGETALNDKSSRSHQIIRLTIESTLRENSGRVKSFLASLNLVDLAGSERASQTNAGGTRLKEGSHINRSLLTLTTVIRKLSGGKRSGHIPYRDSKLTRILQHSLGGNARTAIICTMSPALSHVEQTKNTLSFATSAKEVTNNAQVNMVVSDKNLVKHLQKEVARLEAELRSPEPSASCLKTLLMEKNLKIEEMEREMKELKRQRDIAQSQLEQERKAHKEQKVQRNQCGPSSQVARCLSFPVEDEPCKDKHTPETRQRNVVGRQAMIRQSTTSTDPSMLVHEIRKLEQLQRQLGEEANRALEVLHKEVASHRMGSQATTETLAKMLSEIKDMQVVNSVPEEIVIGDKANLKEEITRLNSQESTIASLERKLDNVQKSIDMIVSSFPINEETPDFKSQLKKKKTFPFALSNSSNMQNIIRSPCSPLSSSRGVVENDIENRVPENSNLLFSDNRLPKPSEVTPLKSSKSDCCASSREGTPTLRSNSVNVKKMQRMFKNAAEDNIQSIRAYVTELKERVAKLQYQKQLLVCQVLELEANEAATVEADATEQSPVAWHLLFEDQRKQIVMLWHLCHVSIIHRTQFYLLFKGDPSDQIYMEVELRRLSWLEQHLSELGNASPALLGDEPAGSVSSSIKALKQEREYLAKRVSSKLTAEEREMLYAKWEIPPVGKQRRLQLVNKLWTDPLNMKHVEESAQIVAKLVGFCETGEHFSREMFELNFVNPCDKKTWMGWNLISNLLHL, from the exons CCGGCCACGCCAGCATCTAAGATACAGAGGACCCCTTCCTCAACTCCAGGTGGCTCAAAGGTTCGTGAGGAGAAGATTTTAGTGACAGTTCGGATTAGGCCTTTGAGCCGGAAGGAACAAGCATTGTATGATCTTATCGCTTGGGATTGCCCGGATGATCACACAATAGTCTTCAAGAATCCAAATCATGAGCGGCCAGCAACAGCATACACTTTTG ATCAAGTTTTTGATCCTACTTGCTCAACTCAAAGGGTTTATGAAGAAGGGGCTAAGAATGTTGCTCTCTCTGCTCTTATGGGAATTAATG CAACGATCTTTGTATATGGGCAAACTAGTAGTGGTAAGACGTTTACCATGAGAGGAATCACAGAAAATGCTGTCAAGGACATCTATGAGCACATAAAAAAT ACTCAAGAGAGGGAGTTTATCCTAAAAATATCAGCCTTGGAGATATACAATGAAACTGTTATAGACCTTTTGAATCGTGAATCTGGTCCCCTTAGGCTTTTGGATGATCCTGAG AAAGGAACCATTGTGGAAAAGCTAGTTGAAGAAACTATTAAGGATAGCCAACATTTAAGGCACTTGATTGGAATTTGTGAAG CTCAAAGGCAAGTAGGAGAAACTGCTTTGAATGATAAAAGCTCAAGATCGCATCAGATAATACGACTG ACCATTGAGAGCACTCTCCGGGAAAATTCAGGACGGGTGAAGTCCTTTCTAGCTAGTTTG AATCTTGTGGACCTTGCTGGAAGTGAACGCGCCTCTCAAACAAATGCAGGTGGTACAAGATTGAAGGAAGGCAGTCACATTAACCGCAGCTTGTTGACACTCACAACAGTGATTAGAAAGCTGAG TGGTGGAAAGAGGAGCGGTCACATACCATACAGAGACTCAAAACTCACACGGATATTGCAGCATTCACTTGGGGGTAATGCTCGAACTGCAATTATATGTACCATGAGTCCAGCTTTAAGTCATGTGGAGCAAACAAAGAATACCCTTTCATTTGCAACTAGTGCAAAGGAGGTTACCAACAATGCTCAAGTAAACATG GTTGTTTCAGATAAGAATTTAGTTAAGCATTTGCAGAAAGAAGTGGCCAGACTTGAAGCTGAGCTACGAAGTCCAGAGCCTTCTGCTTCTTGTTTAAAAACGTTGTTgatggaaaagaatttgaaaattgagGAG ATGGAGAGGGAAATGAAAGAGCTCAAAAGGCAGAGAGACATTGCACAATCCCAGCTTGAACAAGAAAGGAAAGCACACAAGGAGCAGAAG GTGCAAAGAAACCAGTGTGGGCCCTCTAGCCAAGTAGCCAGGTGTCTTTCTTTTCCTGTTGAGGATGAACCATGCAAAGACAAACATACTCCGGAAACAAGACAAAGAAATGTAGTTGGAAGACAGGCAATGATTAGACAGTCAACCACTTCTACAGATCCATCAATGCTTGTTCACGAAATACGTAAGCTTGAGCAGCTGCAGAGGCAACTAGGTGAGGAAGCAAATCGAGCACTTGAAGTACTTCATAAGGAGGTTGCTTCTCACAGAATGGGAAGTCAAGCAACTACAGAAACCTTAGCGAAGATGCTGTCCGAGATTAAGGACATGCAAGTAGTCAACTCTGTTCCTGAAGAGATTGTGATTGGGGACAAGGCCAATCTGAAGGAAGAGATCACTCGATTAAACTCTCAAGAAAGCACCATTGCATCTTTAGAAAGGAAGCTTGACAATGTTCAGAAATCTATAGACATGATAGTTTCCTCTTTTCCAATTAATGAGGAGACTCCAGATTTCAAGTcccaattgaagaagaagaaaaccttTCCTTTTGCATTGAGCAACAGTTCAAACATGCAAAATATCATAAGGTCCCCATGCTCACCTCTGTCCTCTTCTCGAGGAGTCGTGGAGAATGACATTGAGAACAGAGTTCCTGAGAATAGTAATCTATTGTTTAGTGACAATAGATTGCCTAAGCCATCTGAGGTTACTCCCTTAAAGAGTAGTAAAAGTGACTGCTGTGCCTCATCAAGAGAGGGAACTCCAACGTTGCGGTCAAATTCAGTTAATGTGAAGAAAATGCAGAGAATGTTCAAGAATGCTGCTGAAGATAATATACAAAGCATTAGAGCTTATGTTACTGAGTTAAAAGAAAGGGTAGCAAAGCTACAATATCAAAAGCAGCTTCTGGTTTGCCAG GTGTTGGAGCTAGAGGCAAATGAGGCTGCAACTGTTGAGGCTGATGCTACTGAACAGTCCCCCGTGGCCTGGCACTTGCTCTTTGAGGATCAAAGAAAGCAAATTGTGATGCTGTGGCATTTATGCCATGTTTCAATTATACACAGAACACAATTTTATCTGTTATTTAAAGGTGATCCTTCCGATCAGATATATATGGAAGTTGAGCTTAGACGATTGTCATGGCTGGAGCAGCATTTGTCAGAACTTGGCAATGCAAGCCCAGCACTGTTAGGCGATGAACCTGCAGGTTCAGTGTCATCAAG CATCAAAGCTCTTAAACAAGAAAGGGAATATCTAGCAAAGAGGGTGAGTTCAAAGCTAACAGCAGAGGAAAGAGAAATGCTTTATGCAAAATGGGAAATCCCACCAGTGGGAAAACAAAGGAGGCTACAACTGGTGAACAAGTTATGGACTGACCCTCTTAACATGAAACACGTAGAAGAGAGTGCTCAAATTGTTGCTAAGCTTGTGGGCTTTTGCGAAACTGGTGAACATTTTAGCAGGGAGATGTTTGAGCTGAACTTTGTAAACCCTTGTGATAAGAAGACATGGATGGGCTGGAATTTGATATCGAACCTTCTACATTTGTAG